The Bos indicus x Bos taurus breed Angus x Brahman F1 hybrid chromosome 10, Bos_hybrid_MaternalHap_v2.0, whole genome shotgun sequence genome has a segment encoding these proteins:
- the ERO1A gene encoding ERO1-like protein alpha isoform X1 has translation MGRRWGFLIGFLVAVGLLGLGHGEQQPSETAAQRCFCQVSGYLDDCTCDVETIDKFNNYRLFPRLQKLLESDYFRYYKVNLKRPCPFWNDINQCGRRDCAVKPCHSDEVPDGIKSASYKYSEEANNLIEECEQAERLGAVDESLSEETQKAVLQWTKHDDSSDNFCEVDDIQSPDAEYVDLLLNPERYTGYKGPDAWKIWNVIYEENCFKPQTIKRPLNPLASGQGKSEENTFYSWLEGLCVEKRAFYRLISGLHASINVHLSARYLLQDTWLEKKWGHNITEFQQRFDGILTEGEGPRRLKNLYFLYLIELRALSKVVPFFERPDFQLFTGNKDQDAENKMLLLEILHEIKSFPLHFDENSFFAGNKKEANKLKEDFRLHFRNISRIMDCVGCLKCRLWGKLQTQGLGTALKILFSEKLIANMPESGPSYEFHLTRQEIVSLFNAFGRISTSVKELENFRNLLQNIH, from the exons GTTAGTGGTTACTTGGATGATTGTACCTGTGATGTTGAAACCATTGATAAATTTAATAACTACAGGCTTTTCCCAAGACTTCAAAAACTCCTGGAAAGTGACTACTTTAGATATTACaag GTAAACCTGAAAAGGCCATGTCCTTTCTGGAATGATATCAACCAGTGTGGAAGAAGGGATTGCGCCGTCAAGCCTTGTCACTCA gaTGAAGTTCCTGATGGAATTAAGTCTGCAAGCTACAAG TATTCTGAAGAAGCCAATAATCTCATTGAAGAATGTGAGCAAGCTGAACGACTTGGAGCTGTGGATGAATCTCTGAG tGAGGAAACACAGAAGGCTGTTCTTCAGTGGACCAAGCATGATGATTCCTCAGACAACTTCTGTGAAGTTGATG ATATACAGTCTCCTGATGCTGAGTATGTCGATTTGCTCCTTAATCCCGAGCGCTACACGGGTTACAAAGGACCAGATGCTTGGAAGATATGGAATGTCATCTATGAAGAAAACTGTTTTAA GCCACAGACAATTAAAAGACCTTTAAATCCTTTGGCTTCTGGTCAAG gtaAAAGTGAAG agaaTACTTTTTACAGTTGGCTAGAAG GTCTCTGTGTAGAGAAAAGAGCATTCTACAGACTTATATCTGGCCTCCATGCAAGCATTAATGTGCATTTGAGTGCACGGTATCTTCTACAAG ATACGTGGTTGGAAAAAAAATGGGGACACAACATTACAGAATTTCAACAGCGATTTGATGGAATATTAACTGAAGGAGAAGGTCCACGAAGGCTTAAGAACTTGTATTTTCTCTACTTAATAGAATTAAGGGCTTTGTCTAAAGTGGTTCCATTCTTTGAGCGCCCAGATTTTCAACTCTTCACTGGAAATAAAGATCAGgatgcagaaaacaaaatgtTACTTCTGGAAATACTTCATGAAATCAA GTCATTTCCTTTGCATTTTGATGAGAATTCATTTTTTGCTgggaataaaaaagaagcaaacaaactaAAG gagGATTTTCGActgcattttagaaatatttcaagAATCATGGATTGTGTTGGTTGTTTGAAATGTCGACTGTGGGGAAAGCTTCAG ACTCAGGGTTTGGGCACTGCTCTGAAGATCTTGTTTTCTGAGAAATTGATTGCAAATATGCCAGAAAGTGGACCCAGTTATGAATTCCATCTAACCAGACAAGAAATAGTATCATTATTTAATGCATTTGGAAG AATTTCAACAAGTGTGAAAGAATTAGAAAACTTCAGGAACTTGTTAcaaaatattcattaa
- the ERO1A gene encoding ERO1-like protein alpha isoform X2 yields MGRRWGFLIGFLVAVGLLGLGHGEQQPSETAAQRCFCQVSGYLDDCTCDVETIDKFNNYRLFPRLQKLLESDYFRYYKVNLKRPCPFWNDINQCGRRDCAVKPCHSDEVPDGIKSASYKYSEEANNLIEECEQAERLGAVDESLSEETQKAVLQWTKHDDSSDNFCEVDDIQSPDAEYVDLLLNPERYTGYKGPDAWKIWNVIYEENCFKPQTIKRPLNPLASGQENTFYSWLEGLCVEKRAFYRLISGLHASINVHLSARYLLQDTWLEKKWGHNITEFQQRFDGILTEGEGPRRLKNLYFLYLIELRALSKVVPFFERPDFQLFTGNKDQDAENKMLLLEILHEIKSFPLHFDENSFFAGNKKEANKLKEDFRLHFRNISRIMDCVGCLKCRLWGKLQTQGLGTALKILFSEKLIANMPESGPSYEFHLTRQEIVSLFNAFGRISTSVKELENFRNLLQNIH; encoded by the exons GTTAGTGGTTACTTGGATGATTGTACCTGTGATGTTGAAACCATTGATAAATTTAATAACTACAGGCTTTTCCCAAGACTTCAAAAACTCCTGGAAAGTGACTACTTTAGATATTACaag GTAAACCTGAAAAGGCCATGTCCTTTCTGGAATGATATCAACCAGTGTGGAAGAAGGGATTGCGCCGTCAAGCCTTGTCACTCA gaTGAAGTTCCTGATGGAATTAAGTCTGCAAGCTACAAG TATTCTGAAGAAGCCAATAATCTCATTGAAGAATGTGAGCAAGCTGAACGACTTGGAGCTGTGGATGAATCTCTGAG tGAGGAAACACAGAAGGCTGTTCTTCAGTGGACCAAGCATGATGATTCCTCAGACAACTTCTGTGAAGTTGATG ATATACAGTCTCCTGATGCTGAGTATGTCGATTTGCTCCTTAATCCCGAGCGCTACACGGGTTACAAAGGACCAGATGCTTGGAAGATATGGAATGTCATCTATGAAGAAAACTGTTTTAA GCCACAGACAATTAAAAGACCTTTAAATCCTTTGGCTTCTGGTCAAG agaaTACTTTTTACAGTTGGCTAGAAG GTCTCTGTGTAGAGAAAAGAGCATTCTACAGACTTATATCTGGCCTCCATGCAAGCATTAATGTGCATTTGAGTGCACGGTATCTTCTACAAG ATACGTGGTTGGAAAAAAAATGGGGACACAACATTACAGAATTTCAACAGCGATTTGATGGAATATTAACTGAAGGAGAAGGTCCACGAAGGCTTAAGAACTTGTATTTTCTCTACTTAATAGAATTAAGGGCTTTGTCTAAAGTGGTTCCATTCTTTGAGCGCCCAGATTTTCAACTCTTCACTGGAAATAAAGATCAGgatgcagaaaacaaaatgtTACTTCTGGAAATACTTCATGAAATCAA GTCATTTCCTTTGCATTTTGATGAGAATTCATTTTTTGCTgggaataaaaaagaagcaaacaaactaAAG gagGATTTTCGActgcattttagaaatatttcaagAATCATGGATTGTGTTGGTTGTTTGAAATGTCGACTGTGGGGAAAGCTTCAG ACTCAGGGTTTGGGCACTGCTCTGAAGATCTTGTTTTCTGAGAAATTGATTGCAAATATGCCAGAAAGTGGACCCAGTTATGAATTCCATCTAACCAGACAAGAAATAGTATCATTATTTAATGCATTTGGAAG AATTTCAACAAGTGTGAAAGAATTAGAAAACTTCAGGAACTTGTTAcaaaatattcattaa
- the ERO1A gene encoding ERO1-like protein alpha isoform X3 — protein sequence MGRRWGFLIGFLVAVGLLGLGHGEQQPSETAAQRCFCQVSGYLDDCTCDVETIDKFNNYRLFPRLQKLLESDYFRYYKVNLKRPCPFWNDINQCGRRDCAVKPCHSYSEEANNLIEECEQAERLGAVDESLSEETQKAVLQWTKHDDSSDNFCEVDDIQSPDAEYVDLLLNPERYTGYKGPDAWKIWNVIYEENCFKPQTIKRPLNPLASGQGKSEENTFYSWLEGLCVEKRAFYRLISGLHASINVHLSARYLLQDTWLEKKWGHNITEFQQRFDGILTEGEGPRRLKNLYFLYLIELRALSKVVPFFERPDFQLFTGNKDQDAENKMLLLEILHEIKSFPLHFDENSFFAGNKKEANKLKEDFRLHFRNISRIMDCVGCLKCRLWGKLQTQGLGTALKILFSEKLIANMPESGPSYEFHLTRQEIVSLFNAFGRISTSVKELENFRNLLQNIH from the exons GTTAGTGGTTACTTGGATGATTGTACCTGTGATGTTGAAACCATTGATAAATTTAATAACTACAGGCTTTTCCCAAGACTTCAAAAACTCCTGGAAAGTGACTACTTTAGATATTACaag GTAAACCTGAAAAGGCCATGTCCTTTCTGGAATGATATCAACCAGTGTGGAAGAAGGGATTGCGCCGTCAAGCCTTGTCACTCA TATTCTGAAGAAGCCAATAATCTCATTGAAGAATGTGAGCAAGCTGAACGACTTGGAGCTGTGGATGAATCTCTGAG tGAGGAAACACAGAAGGCTGTTCTTCAGTGGACCAAGCATGATGATTCCTCAGACAACTTCTGTGAAGTTGATG ATATACAGTCTCCTGATGCTGAGTATGTCGATTTGCTCCTTAATCCCGAGCGCTACACGGGTTACAAAGGACCAGATGCTTGGAAGATATGGAATGTCATCTATGAAGAAAACTGTTTTAA GCCACAGACAATTAAAAGACCTTTAAATCCTTTGGCTTCTGGTCAAG gtaAAAGTGAAG agaaTACTTTTTACAGTTGGCTAGAAG GTCTCTGTGTAGAGAAAAGAGCATTCTACAGACTTATATCTGGCCTCCATGCAAGCATTAATGTGCATTTGAGTGCACGGTATCTTCTACAAG ATACGTGGTTGGAAAAAAAATGGGGACACAACATTACAGAATTTCAACAGCGATTTGATGGAATATTAACTGAAGGAGAAGGTCCACGAAGGCTTAAGAACTTGTATTTTCTCTACTTAATAGAATTAAGGGCTTTGTCTAAAGTGGTTCCATTCTTTGAGCGCCCAGATTTTCAACTCTTCACTGGAAATAAAGATCAGgatgcagaaaacaaaatgtTACTTCTGGAAATACTTCATGAAATCAA GTCATTTCCTTTGCATTTTGATGAGAATTCATTTTTTGCTgggaataaaaaagaagcaaacaaactaAAG gagGATTTTCGActgcattttagaaatatttcaagAATCATGGATTGTGTTGGTTGTTTGAAATGTCGACTGTGGGGAAAGCTTCAG ACTCAGGGTTTGGGCACTGCTCTGAAGATCTTGTTTTCTGAGAAATTGATTGCAAATATGCCAGAAAGTGGACCCAGTTATGAATTCCATCTAACCAGACAAGAAATAGTATCATTATTTAATGCATTTGGAAG AATTTCAACAAGTGTGAAAGAATTAGAAAACTTCAGGAACTTGTTAcaaaatattcattaa